The window AAACTTGTTCCTTGGTAACCAAAGCGAAACGGGAAGCTATTTTGCTCAGTGGTGAATAATGCTTGTTATTCACTAGCGAGCCACCCAATCAAAATGCGCCGAAaacactattcacttgtgtggtaacTGCAAGAATATATCGCGAAGAAAACCGCATAAAACAGTAACGAggaaaaaactaaaaattgcTAAAACTGAGAAAATCAAAAGCAATTTGTAGAGTTACCTATAAAAGTGGCTTTCATCCTTAAGGCCATCCACTTATTGTCTCAACATCTGCAGAATTTACACAACGTAAGAGTGACCCTGGTGAGAGAAGAAAAGAATCCGGTCGGATAAACAACACCTTGCATTTATGGGAGTTTCTACTGGAGTTGCTCGAGGATGAGAGATACGCATCACTGATATCATGGACGAGAAAAGAGGCTGGTGAATTCAAGATAAAACAGCAAGAAGATGTTGCACACAAATGGGGACGACTCAAACAGCGAGCCAGTATGAACTATGATAAACTCAGTCGCTCACTGAGATATTATTATCATAAAGGGATTATTAAAAAGGTAAGAGTACCTCAAGAATTTTCTTTCCATACATAGAGAACGTAGATGGAAGCATTCTTGTGGAACTATTTCAgagcaggttgaaatttacgaAACATcataaaatgagcgcaccgtcgacctcaggtttgtcagttgaattactgttacgagttatcgacgttactttactttacttacttacttaattcTGCGAACGGTAAGAATAGATGATGATTGAATAGAACTTGACTTTAAGTGGGAGACAATTATAGTACAATCAACACTCCTGGCTTACTAAATGGACACACAATCAACGGTCAAATTTACTATTGACACATTTTACTGAACTTCCAGACGGTCTTCTGTTACACGTATTTCAAATTGAACAATCACCTGAGTTTATCGATAAAATCTGCTGCTCCTCAGTCACCGAAGCGAAACGggtagccattttgtttttctctgtttgctCAGTGGTGAATAGTACAATGTActtgctatttacctccgagctaAGCAATCAGAATGCGCGGGAAGCACttttcacttgtgtggtatatactaaatcAGTCAAATATTGCCGTAATAATATAACAGGAATGGTCTCAAAGGTTCCAAAAGAATGCACTTCCTCAAAGAGAAACGATCATACAAGATTACTTTCTCAGGATGGACTTTAAAACGAGTTAAAAAAATGCTAAATTAAAGCACGAATTTCCAAAGAAATGCTACGTGAGAGGGCCATATGCCGGATAGGGTTAATTGTCTGGTAGCTCATTGCCGTATCCATTCACTTTCAACCTCTGCTCTGCATTATACGCTGGAGAGATTGTAAGTTACAGCGGTAGACATTGCATTACTTTTTAAAACCGAAGGGGACATAGGGGCAAACCGTGGATCCTGTAAATTCACAGATTTAACCGTCGCGATGATGCAGCAGAGATCAGTTTAAAGGagataaaatgtaaatgtaaatgtaaatactttgtttatagtggaagtgcacttagctattaAGCTAGTCTACAGGCAcaccacttttaacaatgtgaaagaaacaattcaaagttaacagaaacattattaagaaccccaactggcaggaggcaaccagttggctatttacaaagcgtagtagagttgaatccgggacaaccggaaacaaatcctaaccagaggttagaacgggatttgaacccggagcagccgcgtgcaaacccaacgccctaaccactggaccacgctTGCCTCCACGAGATACAAAGATACAGGAGTGCACCCTTTTCTAAAGTTTCATCATATTAAAATACTCCAATTTAAATCTTGTTCTTGAGGTTTAACGTAGACTTGTGCCTTCTCCGACTACCGCCTGATTCCTGACTAGCCTCACAcgcatgcgcagtcgttttgAGGGTGTCGTAGTTCACCTCTTCCCAACATACTCCTGCCAAACCCGAAAGAAACATTGCTTTCGCGCAGTTGAGCAATTTAAATTTTACCCACTAAATTCTGGAGGGTGGCGTCATACCCAGCATAACTTAAGCGGGAAATTAAGTAGTAAACAACATGGGGCGTATAACCgacttctttaaataagcattACATTAATTGGTTATCTTTAGACAAATTACTGGATCATGGTTGGCCTGGACGCCTCGCTAACTTAAGCGGGAAATTAAGTAGTAAACAACATGGGGCGTATAACCgacttctttaaataagcattACATTAATTGGTTATCTTTAGACAAATTACTGGATCATGGTTGGCCTGGACGCCTCGCAGGTCTCAAACTATGGGAAAGGAATGTTGCTTTCGGGTAAGCAGCAACCTCGTTGCCAGGGAAGAGGtcttgggaacgaggttggataaGCAGGCGTTTTGGGGTTGGGGGAGCAGGTAAAAAAGAATTTCCTGTGGGAGCCGGGCAAACTCATGTATTGCTTCTTTCCTATTTCAATTTCGTCTATTGATTTTCCACCAGGTTCAAGGCCAACGACTCGTTTATAAATTTGAAAAGCTTCCTTATGCCTACAAACCAGTCAAGTACAACTGGCCATGGAAACTTCCTAGTGAGGAGGAACAAGACAAACCGGTGAAGCGAGAAAAAAGCTCCTTTTCCAGGGAAGTTCGTCAGGCCAGGGTGTCTGCTTGGACTGCTTCTCAATCTGAGCAACTTTCACGACAGGTTAAACAGGAATTCGCTACACCTGAGGTATCCAATACATCACACTGGGCCGTCACACCTTCAGATAGAGCAACTGCCTCGGAACAAGATGTGAAAAACGAGATACCGAAAACAGTTCCACGCCTCGTTCCGTTGATAACGCCTACACCCGTTTCCGCCATTTCTGCAATCAATTCGAGAAACCAATCTCCGGATCCCATTTTTTCGGAAAGTTCTCCCAGATGCCCACATTCAGAATTCAGAAACGCTGATTATCGTTTTCAACGTCCTTCACAGGCCATGTGCCGCAGTAAAATCATATTTCCGCCATGCAGTTGTCATCGTAGTGCAAACGTGATCACGGAAGTGAAATCAGTTCCAGTTCGCGTTATCACAAGAATTGTATAGCTCTCCAAGAAATACAGAATTTGCAATGTCGTTTCAAAATCGTACGCGTTTTTCTTCCTAAATTAATCTAAACAAGCAAAATGCAATGTAATGTAAATATATGACTCATATCATTAGCTGTAtgatgaaacaaaattaaaaaaattgtttgtctTGTACAATAAAATCAGAGAAACCTAACCCTACCGTTTTACCTTTCTCCTCCGTCTAATGTGTCATAACCCTATTGTTAACCATAGACATTGACTGCAGCCTATGGACGCAATTTGGCGCTAAAACACTCCCTACGTTCAAGCCCATGCTCTTGGCAGTCTCTTTCCGGCCTTCCCTAGTCGACATTCTATCTGAATTTCGACCTATGCCAGGTGATCTgcgaagaaaaattttaacgccgtatcccacaaccgcgcgcggccctAGGTGTTCTTTCCAAACTCCCAGCGGTAATTCCATCGCCCAAACTTAACAGATCATTCcctgtctaccacatttcctgttactgaatgattattcaagtagacccgacgagatctaacctcgccttcgaaaataaggccgcgcgcggttgtgggatacgccCCAGTCGTCCGAGTTGACCATATTCTCCCTCGAGGCTTTCGTCTATTTAGAGTAAAAACGTTATCGTTTGTTACGTGGGCCATTCGGATCCGACTACAGATTTTTATCCTCTTCGCCTCCCCTTCATTGACACTTTCTACTGATCACCACTTTCTTATCTAGGGTAGTAAGTCATTAGTTGAAAATGGCTTACTGCTTGTCTTCAACCGTGACTTCGCCTTCGCTGTCTATGAGGTCCATGTGAGAGGAAAAACCGTACATTTGAATTTCGTCTCTTATTAAAATAAGTTTACCCGAGTCACTCTATTCTTTTATTAACCAAGCTAAAAAATCGCTTCCTCTCTTACTGCAAGTGTGGTAACCCCACTCTTCGACCGATATCAGTTTCAGTCCTGGCAGCCAACATTATAGCAGAACAAATGTCTTCTGAAACTGTCAGTCTGCAGTTTTTCATGCGTAGCCGAGCATCTGAAACGGAAATAGAGACCTCATACACCTTAttgcaaaatggccgctgatttataaACTTTATAAACTTTTAaacttaagaacgaggcatcaatggctaatttgaataaaaacaaaagaatatttaaatggcggccattttggaatagggTGTATTGACTCGACCCCCCTTAAGAGCCCTCCGGTTTTtattaagagtttttttttggttctcCAAGCTGATCAACTGTTGATCTCCTTGTTGTCCGGAGACTAAATAACGAGGACGCTTCATAACGAGATCGGGTCGAAAGCAAAGCTATACTTTCTAGGGCTGATCCCGGAGTACAGCACCAAAAGTTAGATGTAGGCCTAAGCCATTTTCGATAAACAAGCGTTTCAAATTGTGTCCTATTCTTCATTTAGCATTTTTAATACGTGaataaaaaaagtgttttaagGTCACCTTTTTAGAGAAACAACGTAACGAGTTGAGTTTGCGTACTGGCAGCAAATGCGCAAGCTCAAAGCTTAGGTAGCATTCGTATGtaccatagaccttattcataaatggcggccaatttacaattcttttgtcgaagtgcaaattagcctaccaagcctcgataccatacagtgaattgaaaagaattcttgctctaaaatgaggcttggtaggctgatttgcacgtggacaaaagaattataaatgtggccgccatttatgaataaggtctatcaAGAAGACAAAATCCAAAGAGAAAGAGGGCAGAGTCGGAAGAAAGCGATCTGATTCATTTGGTCTAATGGCAGATGTTTCTCTCCCTCGCTGCATGTTCATTGTTGGTTACTGGGAGCTCTGAACACGTGTGTAATCGACGACAAAACCTCAGGGTACGACTCTCTGGAAATACGTCCAGAGGTACTACAGCTggtgttttgtttaattttcgtGTTTTAAAGCCGGGTCTGTGCATTTGAAAATTTGCTTGAGTTCAAATGCCAACCACATGTGAGAAATAACGACCGAATATTAATCAGACAGtccctttttctttcttcttttcttaattGGCGCTTCGGTTGTAattacttaacaaatagattccatgttaccgtgcgtctgttcagtaatagatcacagatgacgtcaaaatgtggtaagaacaaaaaagtggcacacgaggcgatagccgagtgtgtcactgatgttcttaccacattttgacgtcttctgtgatctattactgaacagacccacggcaacatggaatctatttgttttgacgtcaatcgtgcgtctgtcctccaatagatcataggcaagaaccaatcaaaatccgtgaataacttgagTTAAAAAAGGTAAATAGCTTCTATGCCCCTCCCCTATGAAAACCCAATTGTCTGTCCCCAGGGACATAAGCGATGCACGTCTTCGTTCGATGTCCGTGTTAATAATTGTGTACTACGATTCACCGTGAAAATGGGAACGAAAAGCAAACTAAAAAGCAGGGACACAGTACTTTGCCTTTCTGGTTGCTTATTTTTGCTCTGGAGACTGGATGGATGAGGCAAAAGGCCCTGACTTCAAGGTATTAAGAGGTAAGCACATAAGCTTAGTTGCTGAATGGAGACGAGACACGTTGTGCATGTCTGACTATTTGTTaaaattagcataaattttAAACCGTTAGCTGGTTCCCGAAATCTGCCCTACTTTTAAAAGGTAGAAAACTCGCTCAACAAATGCTCAAACCTTCAGTCTTTACACTCAATAAGAAGTACTCTGTCAGCTAAAGAAATAGGGAAATATCGGTCGCTTACCGCCTGTTTGCCTTGAATAAATATCCCCCTTTGAGGCTTCAATTACGCCGGAAGTGCCTTAGGAGTGCTCATGACTTGAGTACTCTTCAGTTGTCGGGTGTCGATCTTcaaaaagcaatttttaagCAACACATGTACAATGTCAATTAAGGAAAACCATGCCGAGAGCGTTGAAACTTGAAAGAGTTACTGATGACGTCAGCTACAAAACATGCATGTTGATCATCTTGGCTTTCTTGAGCTTTCTCGCaatatttgagaaaggaaatcacttttcttaaaattaagactCCTTTTTACATTACGAAGAACGTAACTTTCAACTATTGactacaaaaaacaaacaaaaaaagcataatAGTCTCAGTGATAAATCACGTGACTTGACAAAAAGGGCGCGAAAACTGCAGCGGGTGTTGTGGCGTTTGTTTGGGATGAACTGGTGAACTTCACATGTTCTTTGTTTTCAGTGAGCTTAACACATGAAGGAGAGGGTTATTCGTGCAAGTACTGGCTATGTATATGGCCAGCTGGAGATTTCGTTTTGTGATTTTTCTGAGATTGCCCGCATCGTAGTGAAGCAGATGAAGATAATCACGTAATGGGTTGGAATCGGAGTCGCATTTGTGCGAGTTTGAGCAAAGCAAAATTAAAAGACAGGAACGAATTTGTGACCAGAGGTAATGTCAGACAAAAGATGAATCAGTGACAAACAACAGAAACTCGACCAGCTTATGTTGCATCGAATATGTGAGTAAACAGGCGCAAAATCTGTCACGGCTATACGAGTTTCAGcaaataataatacacatgaaaaaattactcgattctgattggctgagagcagtgcagttcaagtgtaacaccagtgcaaaaagtgtaacaccggtgcaaaaagtgtaacaccagtgcaaaaagtgtaacaccagtgcaaattacacatcgtaattctggattttgatttgcagaaagacattgggaaagttgtaggccaatgatctcatgtaaacggcaatgaccaaaattttgtacaaaaactctgaaaaaatttttctcgaatgcgaaaaaaagggcttcaagaaacatcttccggcactttttccacgcgaattttttcatgtttgtattattaataagtaatcatacggtttttctcgttcaatttgaaattaatttgcacttgtgagtttttgaaaaagctgaaattgcactcgccgaagcggctcgtgcaatttcagctttttcaaaaactcactcgtgcaaattaattccaaattgaactcgaaaccgtatgattacctatactaattggGCTATGTTCATGAATTACAAAGAACAAGGTGAACCACTACAAGTTGGACCGTTATAAAGTTTTCAATGCAATGTTGATAAGATTCAATGGATGGAGGTAAGCTAGCTAAATGCAATTTCAATACTGTCAGTGTTAATTTAAAATTCAGGTGTTTGGttacaatttcaattttttactGCGGCGTAATAACAGGGAAATTtgcattatttaacaattattccatgagcgcgcgttggatatgagatggtaaatagccaacgaggcaccgaggtggctataaccagtctcatatccaacaagcgcaaatggagtaattgctttattaaattccgtaaactccaaaaatttggaagtacgaaatacgagcgaaaaaagcgagaaaatccgagcgaaatcgagaaaacttgatgaagatgcggtGTTGTGAAAtgccttgtggtcagacagacgtaggctcattacaaaaacatttcttgccatttcgcgtacttctaaacgtcggaaatGATCCAAACTTTCAACAaaaaggtttcttttcttttttggctttattcaaagagaaatttcgctttccacttcgcgcaatcatttaccatataaggtcaaactaaggtatatgagctgatgaccgagattgagtgaaccaatcaaagcacgcgaaatgcattatccgaggttgagaatttaagaATTggaattagtatcacccaactagggGACAAATgcatcctgcattttgattggctacgctactagaggactattagtaatagtcctcgagtagcgaaaagcgtgacgctttctttcatttaagtcccaatcaaatatttctttaacttgcatttgctaactttattattgccttttctgtccgacgagttgggtgatactaacacaattagacccttccccctcaagggccacgaagaggcgaagccgaatgggcgattgacccgtagcccttgcgggctacgggtctaattgttaattattattcaacacattgtgacaatgtccaaatatggtcatagcgcgctcaatattcgtcgtgcatactcaacagatatcctgcgatatacgtaatgcgccgatcaaatcgaaacttcaacatccccacCCGGGCAAACCCccggcatttgactatcttctgtgcccggggaatGGGGAAtctgacctttgcctgcgtggggtggggaaaattgaaccaggAGAGTcaagtttcaaatgattttttttcgggcgccgaagtcgctaacagccataaaacacgtgtttggacgaaatggaagagtttaaaggaagagatatagcattagtgagcgattggcttacaaaaaaggtcatCAAAAGTTGGGGACAGACAGATAAATCTGACgacagggtagggcatttgaacactattttggcccgagggggcgggaatttgaacgatccaatcttcaaaagttcaaatgtccGTGGTTTACTGCCCGGGGGGGtcttgaataataaaacaattatcctgttcaatcttgcggaatagtAGTGAAATATGTTTCGCCATTTTCATTCACCTTGTCtcaaagttttgtgggataCTACTTGCATGAGAAATTGTTACACCTCAGCTCATCTCACCTCAGTGAGAGGTTATGTAGGCTTAGCTACAATAATCCCGAAAAATCGACTAAAAAGCTATCCGGATAATCTCCCAAAAATGTtgtgaaaatttcaaaaaaagtgCTAAATATTTTaccgaaaaatgcaaaaaatatatattaataatGCAGAATATCAACTTTTAAGATCTTTGTAAGTTAAAATAATCCACCCACACAATAGCTATTGTGGATAACCGATTGTTGAGACTGTATACGTAAGTGCGCCTCCGCCTTAACTAACTGCAACAGAATTGTGGGATACATAACTGAATGGTAAATCCGCTGTGCGTGAAGCCATGAAACCTCTGTTCTGCTCACTCTTTTATAACCAAAAACATTATTTGTTTCAGTAATTTCCAATctctaaattaatttttaacgCATTTTACAGATtttggggagtcagggtggtttagtggtggtttagtggtcatcaatcgtgcctcccccctctgtgacccaggttcaactctgggcTGAGTTACAGTCGAtttcaacctgactccgagggtttttctccgggtattccggtttttcTCCCTCCCCAAAATCGACTCCTAGTCAATTACATCAGGCTGGATTTGGCTGTGGTGCTCCGAGATCACCCGTGGATCGTATGGCGGCAGCCGTGCGGCGCCTTTAAATGCATTTCGTCCGATCCCGTTGAGCAAGTTTATCCTGAAAAGCGCTTATAGAGAGCGGTCAACTGAGCGCACATTTacgtttacattttttttggcTCTAAAAGCTCTAAAAATTTTGCTAAATTCATCTAAAAAATCTCCAGACTTTCTAAAAATCTTTTCAACGTCTAAAAATCTTAAAAAGGAAAACCGGGTTTTTGTGGCTAAGCCTAAGGTTTTGTTACAACAAACGCTCGAAATACGCGTGTGTCCGAGACGACAACTGGGCGACCAGGTTTTGGCAAAATAAAAAGCCTGGTTACCTGACGCGAAGAAATAACGGACAACTGAGCcaagccaaaaatagaaaatgcatCACCAACTTAACTTACTTGTCGACTCTCTATTGTCAATGTCCGATAGTAGTGTGATATTAATAATAACTGATTTGTCACATGCAGCGTAGGATTCcccgtgttttgaatatctgtagcGTTTACAGAACATTGTCAAACAGGAAAATGAAACTTGTAGGCGATGGAGATCGAACAAGTCATTTCGAAAATGCCAAAACTTAAACCCAGACTTTGgcaaaaaacagtttttaagtttaccagtttcagcgcttggactccttcaatttgactactgtctgtttttgctgttatgtggtctcatcgatcagtagtccattcagaagattacgccaagccgaccacatagCTGAcggaaaggccagaccacaacaccgggaactacatgacctactcttttcgactagtgtgttggatctttaacgtcccacagagttcatgaacattgaagggttctGAGACggagcctacggtttatagtccttatccgagaagacttgaaagtttaaCCATTGAACtgcatttgcgggtgtaattacaaaggcagcactttctcctcagttattttaagaccctgaatgttggtccggccggagtcgaactcacgacctcccgcatggcagcccgatgctcaaccaactgagccacaggCCCGCACTAAGAACTATAGGATACTCAAGCTCGATCGCCATGTGATAGCATCTCAACATGGCGTGCATTTCATCGCAGTGGGTTTCCAAATGGGAAACCAAGGATTTATCAGGACAACCAAATTCACGGATTTGGCTGCccggcttttgaaacagggacaacctggatttTATTAAATTTCGAACTCTGTACATCTCGCAGATATTCTGATTCTCCTAAACGCAAGGCTTCTCTCGACGATGCAAcgaattttacgtacttgtcaCAAAAATACCTGCACCTTTTGCCGCAGCGATGTTGTCTGCCAGTGGATTACGTTTGCGCCAGTTGTTATATAAAGACGATAAATTGTCCATGCTTCCAAACAAGTTACACCCAGAGTCTTTTCATAAAAACAATGAAAGTGGAATTTCTTTAGTTCCAAGAACGCCCTGAGAATATACATAGACTAAGAGTCAGTTTATTTCGCttatttgttgttgtcgttgtcttTTTACCGCATCTGCAGTAATTACGTTTATTGACCCCAGAACATCTTAAGAACGATATATATTCATTAGTCCCTCGATATGACGGCGAATCTCGGGCCTCTCTGATCCACGTATTAAAAGTGGgagtgggaggggggggggggggggtgttgaaGAGAATACTTAGGGAGGGAAGGGATAAAAAGCGGAAAGGGAAACGTGTGGTGACTGGCGAGAGAAAAGTAGCCACTCAGGATTTGATATGAGGAATGAAATTTCCCAATATTCCATGGCACTTTTACTGTCCTCTTTATGTGAGGAGAGCTGAGAGGATAATGCAAAACCCATAAATCAACGGAGAAAAACCGatgatccgtaacttacagtacggaccgagaaaaggaggttagtaagatatttattatatctgtgaggttaatccggcgcgcgggcaaaGAAACTAGTccaagtcaagcggaaggttcaactgccacaaagattggcGTGTCAAAATGCGAacaactaaatcttcttggctgtttgaaatagtttcttgcaagattcaaacatttttgcaagtttatgtaacagaaacgacatgaaaaacttgctaggtaatgttttaaatttagcgggctgtacagcgggcccggggggggggggaggggaagaggGTGAACTCCCATAtcaaaaggggagggatgctcgacggaaatttttaattaatccctaaagga of the Montipora capricornis isolate CH-2021 chromosome 7, ASM3666992v2, whole genome shotgun sequence genome contains:
- the LOC138056827 gene encoding ETS domain-containing protein Elk-3-like isoform X2, producing MTEFTQRKSDPGERRKESGRINNTLHLWEFLLELLEDERYASLISWTRKEAGEFKIKQQEDVAHKWGRLKQRASMNYDKLSRSLRYYYHKGIIKKVQGQRLVYKFEKLPYAYKPVKYNWPWKLPSEEEQDKPVKREKSSFSREVRQARVSAWTASQSEQLSRQVKQEFATPEVSNTSHWAVTPSDRATASEQDVKNEIPKTVPRLVPLITPTPVSAISAINSRNQSPDPIFSESSPRCPHSEFRNADYRFQRPSQAMCRSKIIFPPCSCHRSANVITEVKSVPVRVITRIV
- the LOC138056827 gene encoding ETS domain-containing protein Elk-4-like isoform X1 — its product is MYRIEPGKGTLRIKGIRVGVCDTLAYNLNKSTSLSSIKLGTSATMTEFTQRKSDPGERRKESGRINNTLHLWEFLLELLEDERYASLISWTRKEAGEFKIKQQEDVAHKWGRLKQRASMNYDKLSRSLRYYYHKGIIKKVQGQRLVYKFEKLPYAYKPVKYNWPWKLPSEEEQDKPVKREKSSFSREVRQARVSAWTASQSEQLSRQVKQEFATPEVSNTSHWAVTPSDRATASEQDVKNEIPKTVPRLVPLITPTPVSAISAINSRNQSPDPIFSESSPRCPHSEFRNADYRFQRPSQAMCRSKIIFPPCSCHRSANVITEVKSVPVRVITRIV